GAAGCCCTTGAAGGGGTGACCATTGAAGGCGACATTGAGCTTGAGATGGATACCAGTGGCGGGCTCAATCCACAACTTGCTTATATGCTGGGTCATGAAACCGCGCAAATTGCCCAGCACCTGATAAACATTTCAAGATTAATGGGTTATCCTGTGGACCAGTTGTTCGGGTCAATGGCACAGGCGGCAGTTCCCGGTGTAACAAGACCGCAGGAACTGTTAAGGTCAAAATTTGAAGTGGCCAGGATGGTAGAATGGAAGAATCCTATCCAGGAAGTTATCCTGGGCGCCACATCAGCAGATGGGGGAAGCAGGGGAAATACCATAACCCTTGGAGGAGAGAATGCGCTGCCCTATTATTTCGATAGTCCTATGCCTCACCGCAATTACATTACCATGGATGTTTTCGATATGCCTATCGGGATGGCAAAGGCTGTCAAGGTCAATTACGAGGATGTCATCAATAGTCCGGCCGAGTGGGCTAAAAAAGTGGTCAAGGACTTCAATGCAGACATGGTGACCATTCATCTTATCAGTACAGACCCGAACATCAAGGATACATCAGCCAAAGAAGCTGCCGAGACCGTGGCTGACGTGCTCCAGGCAGTGGATGTACCCATTGTAATAGGTGGCAGCGGCAATCCTGACAAGGATCCCGAAGTTCTGGAAAAAGCAGCCGAAGTGGCTGAAGGTGAACGGGTCCTGCTGGCCAGTGCCAGTTTGAACCTGGACTACGAGCGCATTGCAAAAGCTGCAAACCAGTACGGTCATGTTGTGCTGTCATGGACCCAGCTTGAGATCAATGCACAGAAGGAATTGAACCGCAAGCTCATGAAGCAGTGTAATGTCAAGCGCGAGGATATTATCATGGACCCGACCACTGCTGCGCTGGGATACGGCCTGGATTATGCTTACACCAATATGGAGCGCATCCGCCTTGCCGGTCTTAACGGGGACAATGAACTTTCCTTCCCGATGAGCAGCGGCACTACCAATGCCTGGGGTGCCAGGGAATCATGGATGGTCAGGTCGCCCCTGAAGGAGGACAGCGACTGGGGACCCAGGGAATACAGGGGCCCTATATGGGAGATCGTGACCGGACTGG
This DNA window, taken from ANME-2 cluster archaeon, encodes the following:
- the cdhD gene encoding CO dehydrogenase/acetyl-CoA synthase subunit delta; amino-acid sequence: MAKKITLAELGSLFNGMDVEALEGVTIEGDIELEMDTSGGLNPQLAYMLGHETAQIAQHLINISRLMGYPVDQLFGSMAQAAVPGVTRPQELLRSKFEVARMVEWKNPIQEVILGATSADGGSRGNTITLGGENALPYYFDSPMPHRNYITMDVFDMPIGMAKAVKVNYEDVINSPAEWAKKVVKDFNADMVTIHLISTDPNIKDTSAKEAAETVADVLQAVDVPIVIGGSGNPDKDPEVLEKAAEVAEGERVLLASASLNLDYERIAKAANQYGHVVLSWTQLEINAQKELNRKLMKQCNVKREDIIMDPTTAALGYGLDYAYTNMERIRLAGLNGDNELSFPMSSGTTNAWGARESWMVRSPLKEDSDWGPREYRGPIWEIVTGLALALAGNDLFMMMHPGAVAVLKEITQNLHGSLDREAVDISSWVTAEV